The following are encoded in a window of Phaseolus vulgaris cultivar G19833 chromosome 3, P. vulgaris v2.0, whole genome shotgun sequence genomic DNA:
- the LOC137808020 gene encoding methylsterol monooxygenase 1-1-like: protein MLPYASISAVEAALGRNLTFAETLWFNYSATKSDYFLYCHNILFLFLIFSLVPMPLVFLELKRFSFFDSYKIQPKVRLSLEEMFRCYKDVMRMFFFIVGPLQLVSYPTIQMIGIRTGLPLPSGWEILAQLLVYFLVEDYTNYWIHRFLHNGWGYEKIHRVHHEYPAPIGFAAPYAHWAEILILGIPSFLGPAMVPGHIVTFWLWIALRQIEAIDTHSGYDFPWSITKYIPFYGGAEYHDYHHYVGKQSHSNFASVFTYCDYIYGTDKGYRYQKKILQKLKEDLTYGEQQNGGSYKTQQIKSD from the exons ATGCTTCCCTACGCTTCCATTTCGGCGGTCGAGGCGGCGCTGGGGCGCAACCTCACCTTCGCCGAGACCCTCTGGTTCAACTACTCCGCCACCAAGTCCGATTACTTCCTCTACTGCCACAACattctcttcctcttcctcatcttCTCCCTCGTCCCCATGCCCCTCGTCTTCCTTGAACTCAAGCGCTTCTCCTTCTTCGACTCATACAAGATCCAGCCCAAGGTTCGCTTATCCCTCGAAGAAATGTTCAGGTGCTACAAGGACGTCATGCGCATGTTCTTCTTCATTGTCGGTCCCCTCCAGCTCGTCTCTTATCCTACCATTCAG aTGATTGGGATCAGGACTGGGTTGCCATTGCCGTCGGGGTGGGAGATCCTGGCGCAGCTGTTGGTGTACTTTCTGGTGGAGGATTACACCAATTATTGGATCCACAGGTTTCTGCATAACGGTTGGGGTTACGAGAAGATTCACCGCGTTCATCATGAGTACCCTGCTCCCATTGGATTCGCGGCGCCCTATGCCCACTGGGCTGAGATCTTGATCCTCGGGATTCCCTCCTTTCTCGGCCCTGCCATGGTCCCTGGCCACATTGTTACCTTTTGGTTGTGGATAGCCTTGCGTCAGATTGAGGCCATTGATACGCACAGCGG GTATGACTTTCCTTGGAGTATCACAAAATATATTCCATTTTATGGTGGCGCTGAATATCACGATTACCATCATTATGTTGGAAAACAAAGTCATAGCAATTTTGCTTCAGTTTTCACATACTGTGATTACATCTATGGAACTGACAAG GGATATAGGTATCAGAAGAAAATACTTCAGAAG TTGAAGGAAGATTTGACATATGGTGAGCAACAGAACGGAGGATCATACAAGACACAGCAGATTAAATCTGATTGA